A stretch of Pomacea canaliculata isolate SZHN2017 linkage group LG6, ASM307304v1, whole genome shotgun sequence DNA encodes these proteins:
- the LOC112566839 gene encoding EF-hand calcium-binding domain-containing protein 6-like, protein MASIVSPGVGQSPPLPRLPSCHVTVARRSTAHFVDFTELAASTWRPPGLRREHTIAGYPPDTDRTEVSANTPDIGVATGVPARMLHFPPKFLRNSAKAKYRKTKNTTKMSSCITDGELVDLVAKRLSRSFLGIRTMFRSFDETGGESVNQDALLKILYNTVGYITPEQFNGFLKSLGIENKATISFDLFVSRFKDKEDIDQQWKSPVWRAVQAEAHHYAHPEEELRCVPITELKKYTTAPHAATLLHNAVKRGDVDLRSLLPDACFLPNGVVLKPQLREALCQIGVALDDKQFTFLWDRYDKDKTGAIPTKRLYSILDLKLDGDPWDRTLPVGTQDHYRQSTPYYKTTKQGKVHASPAAVPSALDDGVRGEAIKTPSSPSKSPTHQVLEKDTAAALEKEEDKEVEDSPTADAAKRSQIREVMQHDSSQPKFDSIIDCLFYKFETRYQSMLMAFKLFDLSHDGQVMRVDFRRVLAEFGFPLTAVGLMDVLNKLPVPVHHGMIDYRMLLKKLMTLTDNFVSRTLDATIKSLVNGSDADPDDGLWVRLVKFLHSEYINFAACLLRADKNMKYALSVQEVKLAIERCLVCSMTDKQLEDLLAKVPLDEQGNIKYIEFLEMFEREPGTWNQVTKCGVTVPKQRVTNTPPTELANLRRSQSSVVPARTMIRKDRDPGQLKEELRTFFDKHLFDFDEKYKQLDRKSHNRFSRWQFGSILKLCGFEITDSELSKLWLTLNLSNDGMSTYNGVIMEFAPSHTPFNLHVKKEAEGEEKRYEADEESPRSSPGGTCEPQVPEPQENVGNTEAPCQSHMTPLFCKLQPFVSSNWECVRSAFRKQDPHGYGTVSFEQMQRLIDSLHSGLSPAERNAICDQFDFRKRGRCNYLSFMKAFSTPYVPHSRLTFSVDTCKLEKKTHLARIPTISKPSDAQKPITVSEALLLIRNKLIKHWKNLRRAFQHNDRSHTGYLSVTDFKRVLKECNIPVSQEDLYHIVSEFDEDMDGKISYVEFLDGLLRV, encoded by the exons ATGGCGAGTATTGTCTCCCCTGGTGTGGGCCAGTCGCCTCCCTTGCCCAGGCTGCCCTCGTGCCACGTGACTGTCGCCCGTCGGTCCACGGCGCACTTCGTCGACTTCACGGAACTTGCGGCCTCCACATGGAGACCCCCGGGCCTGCGCCGAGAGCACACGATCGCAGGCTACCCTCCCGACACTGACAGGACAGAGGTCAGTGCCAACACGCCTGACATTGGTGTCGCCACTGGTGTCCCCGCCAGGATGCTTCACTTCCCACCCA AATTTTTACGCAATTCAGCCAAAGCCAAGTACAGGAAAActaagaacacaacaaagatgtcTTCGTGTATTACAGACGGCGAG TTGGTGGACCTGGTAGCCAAACGTCTGTCCAGGAGCTTCCTGGGGATCCGCACCATGTTTCGTTCTTTTGACGAGACTGGAGGCGAGAGCGTCAACCA GGATGCCTTGCTCAAGATCCTGTATAACACCGTTGGTTACATAACACCTGAGCAGTTCAACGGGTTTCTTAAAAG CCTGGGGATTGAGAACAAGGCCACCATCTCCTTTGACTTGTTTGTGTCTCGCTTCAAGGACAAAGAG gataTAGACCAGCAGTGGAAGAGCCCGGTGTGGAGGGCCGTGCAGGCCGAGGCCCACCACTACGCCCACCCAGAGGAGGAGCTGCGCTGTGTTCCCATCACGGAACTGAAGAAGTACACCACAGCCCCTCACGCCGCCACCCTGCTCCACAACGCCGTCAAGAGGGG gGACGTGGACCTGCGCTCGCTGCTGCCAGACGCTTGTTTCCTGCCCAACGGCGTGGTGCTGAAGCCACAGCTGCGCGAGGCCCTGTGTCAGATCGGGGTGGCTCTTGACGACAAGCAGTTCACCTTCTTGTGGGATAG ATATGACAAAGACAAGACTGGTGCCATCCCCACCAAACGCCTGTACTCGATTTTGGATCTGAAGTTGGATGGCGATCCGTGGGACCGAACTTTGCCAGTTGGCACCCAAGATCACTACCGGCAGTCGACTCCATACTACAAGACCACCAAGCAGGGGAAGGTCCATGCATCCCCCGCTGCAGTCCCATCAGCACTAGACGACGGGGTGAGGGGCGAGGCAATCAAAACTCCCAGCTCTCCCTCCAAGTCTCCCACTCatcaagtgcttgagaaagacACTGCTG CTGCActggagaaggaggaagacaagGAAGTGGAGGATTCCCCGACTGCTGATGCGGCCAAACGAAGTCAGATCCGGGAGGTGATGCAGCACGACAGTTCGCAGCCCAAGTTTGACTCCATCATCGACTGTCTCTTTTACAAG TTTGAGACCCGGTACCAAAGCATGCTGATGGCCTTCAAGCTCTTCGATTTGTCGCATGACGGTCAAGTGATGAGGGTGGACTTCCGACGGGTACTGGCCGAGTTTGGCTTTCCGCTGACGGCAGTGGGTCTGATGGACGTCCTTAACAA GCTGCCCGTTCCTGTCCATCATGGCATGATTGACTACCGCATGCTCCTGAAGAAGCTGATGACGCTGACGGACAACTTTGTCTCGCGCACCCTGGACGCTACGATCAAGTC GCTGGTGAACGGCTCGGACGCAGACCCCGACGACGGCCTGTGGGTGCGTCTGGTGAAGTTCCTGCACTCGGAATACATTAACTTCGCTGCTTGCTTGCT GCGTGCGGACAAGAACATGAAGTACGCACTGAGTGTGCAGGAGGTCAAGCTGGCGATAGAGCGATGTCTGGTGTGCTCCATGACAGACAAGCAGTTGGAGGACCTGCTGGCCAAGGTACCCCTGGACGAGCAGGGCAACATCAAGTACATCGAGTTCCTGGAGATGTTTGAGAGAGA GCCAGGCACGTGGAACCAGGTGACGAAGTGCGGGGTGACGGTGCCCAAACAACGTGTGACCAACACTCCACCCACAGAACTCGCCAACCTGCGGCGCTCCCAGAGCAGCGTGGTGCCGGCCAGAACCATGATACGCAAGGACCGGGATCCAGGACAG CTCAAGGAGGAGTTAAGGACCTTCTTTGACAAACATCTGTTTGACTTCGATGAG AAATACAAACAGCTGGACAGGAAGTCGCACAACCGCTTCAGTCGCTGGCAGTTCGGCTCCATTCTAAAACT ATGTGGCTTTGAGATTACCGACTCGGAGCTGTCCAAGCTGTGGCTCACTCTCAACCTCAGCAACGATGGAATGTCCACGTACAACGGCGTCATCATGGAGTTTGCGCCAAGCCACACTCCATTCAATTTGCATGTCAAAAAAGAAGCAG AAGGTGAGGAGAAAAGATATGAAGCGGATGAAGAATCGCCAAGAAGTTCACCTGGTGGGACGTGTGAGCCACAAGTACCTGAACCTCAAGAAAACGTTGGGAACACGGAGGCGCCATGCCAGTCACACATGACTCCGCTCTTCTGCAAATTGCAGCCGTTC GTATCTTCTAATTGGGAGTGCGTGCGCTCAGCGTTTCGAAAACAGGATCCACATGGTTATGGAACTGTGTCCTTCGAGCAGATGCAG CGGCTGATAGACAGTCTACATTCTGGACTTAGCCCAGCAGAGAGGAATGCAATCTGTGACCAATTCGATTTCAGAAAGAGGGGCAG GTGCAACTATCTGTCATTTATGAAGGCATTTTCCACACCATATGTGCCCCACTCCAGACTGACCTTTTCTGTGGATACATGTAAGCTGGAAAAAAAG ACTCACCTAGCAAGGATCCCCACCATTTCTAAG CCCAGTGATGCTCAAAAACCAATAACAGTGTCAGAAGCTCTGCTGCTTATCAGAAACAAG CTGATCAAGCACTGGAAGAACCTGCGCCGAGCATTTCAGCACAATGATCGCTCTCACACAGGATACCTGTCTGTGACAGACTTCAAACGCGTGCTGAAAGAGTGCAACATCCCTGTGTCACAGGAGGACTTGTACCACATTGTGTCAGAGTTTGATGAAGACATGGATGGAAAGATCTCATATGTAGAGTTTTTGGATGGTCTGCTTAGAGTGTAA